One part of the Vicia villosa cultivar HV-30 ecotype Madison, WI linkage group LG6, Vvil1.0, whole genome shotgun sequence genome encodes these proteins:
- the LOC131612407 gene encoding glutathione S-transferase L3-like, which produces MAAIDVKEIRTPSLTSSSDPPPIFNGDTRLYISYTCPYAQRPWIARNYKGLQDKIGLVAIDLQNRPAWYKEKVYPENKVPSLEHNGKVLGESLDLVNYIDVNFEGTALVPSDPAKKEFGEQLISHVGTFTKDVYSSLKGDAIKEASPALDHLENALAKFDDGPFFLGQFSWVDIAYIPFVERFQIVFSEVFKYDITEGRPKLAAWIEELNKIDAYTQTRASPNEIVDVFKKLFLPQQ; this is translated from the exons ATGGCAGCAATTGA TGTCAAAGAAATTCGTACTCCTTCGTTAACTTCCAGCTCCGATCCACCTCCCATTTTTAACGGAGACACcag GTTGTACATCAGTTATACTTGTCCCTACGCACAACGTCCATGGATCGCTAGAAATTATAAG GGACTTCAAGACAAGATCGGTTTGGTTGCTATTGATCTTCAGAATAGGCCTGCTTGGTACAAGGAGAAAGTTTATCCAGAAAACAAG GTGCCATCGTTGGAGCACAATGGAAAGGTCTTGGGAGAAAGTCTTGATTTGGTCAATTACATAGATGTCAACTTTGAAGGAACAGCTCTAGTTCCAAGT gaTCCTGCAAAGAAAGAGTTTGGCGAGCAGTTGATTTCTCATGTCGGTACGTTCACCAAAGACGTGTACTCTTCACTGAAAGGCGATGCTATAAAAGAAGCCA GTCCTGCCCTTGATCACTTGGAGAATGCTCTTGCTAAATTCGATGATGGGCCATTCTTTCTAGGACAATTCAGTTGG GTGGATATTGCCTATATTCCTTTTGTTGAAAGATTCCAGATAGTCTTTTCTGAGGTGTTCAAGTATGATATAACAGAGGGAAGGCCTAAACTTGCAGCATGGATTGAG GAGCTTAATAAGATTGATGCTTATACGCAGACAAGGGCTAGTCCAAATGAAATTGTTGATGTTTTCAAGAAACTTTTTCTG CCTCAACAGTGA
- the LOC131612408 gene encoding polygalacturonase-like, whose amino-acid sequence MLKNNPLHFLFLMITLTCYANASSTYDVTEFGAKPDGITDSTQAFLNAWTNACASPYPASIYVPRGKFLLGNVTFSGTCTNKAISITIDGALVASSDYYVTGKADTWLKFQSVDGVSINGGVLDGQGTALWNCKNSAQSNCPTGSMTLKFSSSKNVMISGLTSMNSQQFHIGFVGCQNVIVQGIKINAAGNSPNTDGIHVQMSSDITIANSKIQTGDDCISIGPGTTNVWIENIACGPGHGISIGSLGWELNEPGVQNVTVKTVRFTDTQNGVRIKSWGRPSNGIVRNVLYQDVLMVNVQNPIVIDQNYCPYYTGCPGQASGIKISDVTYQDIYGTSATKVAVKFDCSSMYPCSGIKLKDVRLTYNNQVALASCENAGGAALGSIQPESCL is encoded by the exons ATGCTGAAGAATAATCCTCTTCATTTTCTCTTCCTCATGATCACACTAACTTGTTACGCAAATGCATCATCAACATACGATGTAACCGAATTTGGAGCCAAACCAGATGGAATAACGGATTCCACACAGGCATTCCTAAACGCATGGACTAATGCATGCGCCTCGCCGTATCCCGCTTCAATCTACGTGCCGCGAGGGAAATTCTTACTTGGAAATGTAACATTCAGTGGAACATGTACCAATAAAGCTATTTCTATAACCATTGACGGTGCTTTGGTGGCTTCATCTGATTACTATGTTACCGGTAAAGCGGATACGTGGTTGAAGTTTCAGTCTGTCGACGGTGTTTCGATCAATGGCGGTGTGCTTGATGGCCAAGGGACTGCCTTGTGGAATTGTAAAAACTCAGCCCAAAGTAATTGCCCAACCGGATCCATG ACGTTGAAATTCAGCAGCTCCAAGAACGTTATGATAAGTGGGTTGACATCAATGAATAGTCAACAGTTCCACATAGGGTTCGTCGGATGCCAAAATGTAATAGTCCAAGGTATAAAAATCAATGCAGCCGGAAACAGCCCAAACACGGACGGCATCCATGTCCAAATGTCGTCCGACATCACCATCGCCAACTCCAAAATTCAGACCGGTGACGACTGTATCTCCATCGGTCCCGGCACCACTAATGTGTGGATTGAGAATATTGCATGCGGACCAGGCCATGGAATAAG CATTGGAAGCTTAGGATGGGAATTAAACGAACCAGGTGTTCAAAATGTGACAGTTAAAACGGTTAGATTCACTGATACTCAGAATGGTGTTAGAATAAAGTCTTGGGGTAGACCTAGCAATGGAATTGTTAGGAATGTTCTTTATCAAGATGTACTTATGGTAAATGTGCAAAACCCAATTGTAATTGACCAGAATTACTGCCCCTACTACACAGGCTGCCCTGGTCAG GCTTCTGGAATTAAAATCAGTGATGTAACATACCAAGACATTTATGGAACATCAGCAACAAAGGTAGCTGTGAAATTTGATTGTAGTTCAATGTATCCATGTAGTGGGATAAAGTTGAAGGATGTAAGACTTACCTACAATAATCAAGTAGCTTTAGCATCGTGTGAGAATGCTGGTGGGGCTGCGTTAGGTTCAATTCAACCAGAGAGTTGCTTATAG